One window of Nymphaea colorata isolate Beijing-Zhang1983 chromosome 11, ASM883128v2, whole genome shotgun sequence genomic DNA carries:
- the LOC116263686 gene encoding cysteine-rich receptor-like protein kinase 10, whose translation MLATGNIPYTDLQTIYGLVQCTGDIILADCKQCLDTIRSQIPTTCDTAHGCEIATGSCQVVYDTELFYDTTTAPCLPPQSSSPPPPNSSPPSNDPVRKMHLDWQIRSKIISGVARGLLYLHEDSQLKIIHRDLKASNILLDQNMTAKISDFGMAKLVGVEETQGKTSKVAGTYGYMAPEYVMQGQFSVKSDVFRFGVLILGTISGLKNSSFPRSQYGPSLLDYAWRLWRENRATELLDESLTHSSDGSEVARCIHIGLLCVLEDATRRPTMSSIVLMLNSR comes from the exons ATGCTTGCCACGGGCAACATCCCATACACCGATCTGCAGACGATATATGGGCTGGTGCAGTGCACCGGAGATATCATCCTTGCTGATTGTAAGCAGTGTTTGGATACCATCAGGTCCCAGATCCCAACGACCTGCGACACTGCACACGGCTGTGAAATTGCCACGGGAAGTTGTCAGGTGGTCTACGATACAGAGCTCTTTTACGACACCACAACAGCACCATGCCTACCTCCTCAATCCAGCTCACCACCTCCACCAAATTCAAGCCCTCCATCAAATG ATCCAGTTAGAAAAATGCATTTGGACTGGCAGATCCGGAGCAAAATAATATCTGGTGTAGCCAGAGGACTTCTCTATCTTCATGAAGATTCTCAACTTAAAATCATCCACAGGGACCTCAAGGCCAGTAACATACTTCTAGATCAGAACATGACCGCTAAGATCTCAGACTTTGGCATGGCAAAGCTTGTTGGAGTGGAAGAAACACAAGGCAAGACGAGTAAAGTTGCTGGCACATA TGGCTACATGGCACCAGAATATGTTATGCAAGGCCAATTTTCTGTCAAGTCAGACGTGTTCAGGTTTGGAGTCTTGATTCTAGGGACTATTAGTGGACTGAAGAACTCTTCATTCCCTCGTTCACAATATGGTCCAAGCCTGCTTGACTAT GCGTGGAGGCTGTGGAGGGAAAACAGGGCAACTGAACTATTAGACGAATCACTCACTCATTCAAGCGACGGAAGTGAAGTGGCAAGGTGCATCCATATTGGGTTGCTATGCGTTCTGGAGGATGCAACACGAAGGCCAACAATGTCATCTATTGTTCTCATGCTCAATAGCAGGTGA
- the LOC116264218 gene encoding cysteine-rich repeat secretory protein 38-like: MVCSVMGVRLNTGFPPLFLLLLSFHVDHALDTNFYLASTCKGTNYTTGSKFEANMGRVFSTMTNDAPSVGFSHAIAGEGSERVYGLVQCRGDMGPDECRVCISNATKYIIGYCPYSMDASVWYEKCQLRYSNTNFFGLLNFVDYGSWIWVSDQVTDSVFHEKLESLLKNLSSLATTEPSRFMFATGDIPYTDLQTIYGLVQCTRDTSFADCNQCLNHTILQLPSICGDAHGGEIATGSCRVRYDTLLFYDAATTPTPSVPGPPSDSSPSPSPPPNSAPPSDSIPSTSPPPNSAPPSNTASNSTMSEKANHSSDTSVVIITVLTFSLTTTYLLTTPSWLSHIPFV; this comes from the exons ATGGTTTGTTCTGTAATGGGGGTAAGGTTGAACACTGGTTTCCCCCcactcttcctcctcctcctttccttcCACGTCGACCATGCATTGGACACCAACTTCTACCTTGCAAGCACATGCAAAGGCACCAATTACACGACCGGAAGCAAGTTTGAAGCCAACATGGGCAGGGTCTTCTCCACCATGACAAACGATGCCCCTTCCGTTGGCTTCTCCCATGCCATCGCGGGCGAAGGATCGGAAAGGGTTTATGGCCTAGTTCAGTGCAGGGGCGATATGGGTCCGGATGAGTGTAGGGTGTGCATCTCTAATGCCACCAAATATATCATCGGATACTGTCCATACAGTATGGATGCCAGTGTATGGTATGAAAAGTGCCAGCTGCGCTACTCTAACACCAACTTCTTTGGTCTCCTAAATTTTGTTGATTATGGGAGTTGGATTTGGGTGTCTGATCAAGTGACGGACTCAGTCTTCCACGAGAAGTTGGAGAGTCTGCTGAAGAATCTGAGTTCTCTAGCGACAACAGAGCCTTCAAGGTTCATGTTTGCCACGGGCGACATCCCGTACACTGATCTACAGACGATCTACGGTCTGGTGCAGTGCACCAGGGACACCAGCTTCGCTGATTGCAATCAGTGTTTGAATCACACCATCTTGCAACTCCCATCCATTTGTGGCGATGCACACGGAGGTGAAATTGCCACGGGAAGCTGCCGTGTGAGGTACGATACGCTGCTGTTTTATGATGCTGCAACAACTCCAACCCCATCTGTTCCGGGACCTCCGTCAGATTCAAGCCCAAGCCCATCTCCTCCACCCAATTCAGCACCTCCATCAGATTCAATCCCAAGCACATCTCCTCCGCCCAATTCAGCACCTCCATCAAATACTGCATCCAACAGTACTATGTCAG AGAAGGCGAACCACTCAAGCGACACATCTGTGGTTATAATCACCGTCCTCACTTTTTCCTTGACGACTACATATCTACTCACAACGCCGTCCTGGTTAAGTCATATTCCATTCGTTTGA